In one window of Aphidius gifuensis isolate YNYX2018 linkage group LG4, ASM1490517v1, whole genome shotgun sequence DNA:
- the LOC122855548 gene encoding septin-2-like produces the protein MAAVEVERAKLEANFRNLKLAGHVGFDSLPDQLVNKSVQNGFIFNILCIGETGLGKSTLMDSLFNTSFESNPSPHNLPSVKLKSQTYELQESNVRLKLAIVDTVGYGDQINKEDSFKSVVDYIDSQFEAYLQEELKIKRSLSNYHDSRIHVCLYFICPTGHGLKSIDLVCMKKIDTKVNIVPIIAKADTISKTELQKFKTKIMSELQSNGVNIYQFPIDDESVLDVNSQMNAHVPFAVVGSTDFVRVGNKMMRSRQYPWGTVQVENESHCDFVKLREMLIRTNMEDMREKTHGRHYELYRKKRLEQMGFSDVDSENKPVSFQQTCEAKRSTHLLELQQKEDEMRQMFVARVKEKEAELKEAEKDLHNKFDKLKKDHMEEKKKLEDNRKKLEEDILEFTRRKTQISQQSQHHMLTLGKSKKK, from the exons ATGGCGGCGGTTGAAGTTGAACGTGCCAAG TTAGAGGCTAATTTTCGTAATCTTAAATTGGCTGGACATGTTGGATTTGACAGTTTGCCTGATCAACTTGTCAATAAATCTGTTCAAAATGGATTTATATTCAACATTTTATGCATTG GTGAAACTGGACTTGGTAAATCAACACTCATGGATTCATTATTCAACACAAGCTTTGAATCAAATCCAAGTCCCCATAATTTACCATCAGTAAAATTAAAGTCTCAAACATATGAACTTCAAGAAAGTAATGTCAGATTGAAGCTGGCAATTGTTGACACAGTCGGTTATGGTgatcaaattaataaagaagACAGTTTTAAATCTGTTGTTGATTATATTGATTCACAATTTGAAGCTTATCTTCAAGAAgagctaaaaattaaaagatcatTGTCAAATTATCATGACTCAAGAATTCATGTTTgtctttatttcatttgtccAACAGGCCATgg acTCAAATCAATTGATCTTGtttgcatgaaaaaaattgacaccAAAGTCAATATTGTCCCAATAATTGCCAAGGCTGATACAATTTCTAAAACTGAACTTCAAAAGTTtaag actAAAATCATGTCAGAACTTCAAAGCAATGGAGTtaacatttatcaatttcCAATTGATGATGAGAGTGTTCTTGATGTAAATTCTCAAATGAATGCTCATGTACCATTTGCTGTTGTTGGAAGTACTGATTTTGTACGTGTTGGAAATAAAATGATGAGATCACGTCAATATCCCTGGGGTACTGTACAAGTTGAAAATGAATCACACTGTGATTTTGTCAAGCTACGAGAAATGTTGATAAGAACAAACATGGAAGATATGCGTGAAAAAACTCATGGTCGTCATTATGAGCTTTATCGTAAAAAACGTCTTGAACAA aTGGGTTTTAGTGATGTTGACAGTGAAAATAAGCCTGTAAGCTTTCAACAAACATGTGAAGCTAAAAGATCAACTCATCTGTTGGAACTTCAACAAAAAGAAGATGAAATGCGACAAATGTTTGTTGCAAGAGTCAAGGAAAAGGAAGCTGAACTCAAAGAAGCTGAAAAagat ttGCATAATAAGTTTGACAAGCTGAAAAAAGATCACATggaggaaaagaaaaaacttgaaGATAATCGTAAAAAATTGGAAGAAGATATTCTTGAGTTTACAAGAAGAAAGACTCAAATATCCCAACAAAGTCAACATCACATGTTGACATTgggaaaaagcaaaaaaaaataa
- the LOC122855549 gene encoding antichymotrypsin-2-like encodes MRRRMLCKFGPLSNVDADFIIFPFQDEHTVMMVILPEEQSGVDHVLRNLHNVKVKNIMRDTEKTNLDVSIPKFKIETETNLIEPMKKLGMTDMFLDSANFSRISNDRLAVDKIIQKVNIEVNELGSSATGATALSLESRSMAEEYQINRPFLFLIVTKGLVIFSGVITDPSHI; translated from the exons ATGAGAAGACGTATGCTTTGTAAATTTGGACCACTCTCTAATGTTGATGctgattttataatattccCATTTcag GATGAACACACTGTCATGATGGTAATTCTTCCAGAAGAACAATCAGGGGTTGACCATGTTTTACGTAATTTACACAACGTAAAAGTTAAGAATATTATGAGAGATACAGAAAAAACGAACCTAGATGTATCTAtaccaaaatttaaaattgaaacagAAACAAATCTTATTGAACCAATGAAAAAACTTGGCATGACTGATATGTTTTTGGATTCAgcaaatttttcaagaatttcTAATGATCGACTtgctgttgataaaattatacaaaaagtCAATATCGAGGTGAATGAATTGGGCTCTTCAGCAACTGGTGCAActg ctttGTCACTCGAGAGTAGATCAATGGCTGAagaatatcaaataaatcgtccatttttatttttgattgttacAAAAGGTCTCGTTATATTCAGTGGTGTAATCACTGATCCAAGTCACATATAA